In Odontesthes bonariensis isolate fOdoBon6 chromosome 9, fOdoBon6.hap1, whole genome shotgun sequence, the following proteins share a genomic window:
- the ostn gene encoding osteocrin has protein sequence MQFCGGLLFYCLLPITVLHCSVQQPPPQHVDQAVFGPLGAFRRHHGGTKPGQELTAKLLRLDDLTRTENDVMEPKRKRSFPGNGAPLDRLSISSMETKQGSSKQSKAAELPRRRANPPPVDRIGMGRIPSNRG, from the exons ATGCAGTTCTGTGGCGGTCTGCTGTTTTACTGCCTGCTGCCCATCACTGTTCTGCACTGCAGCGTCCAGCAGCCTCCTCCTcag CACGTAGACCAGGCCGTGTTCGGGCCTCTGGGGGCCTTTCGGCGCCATCATGGGGGGACGAAGCCGGGACAGGAGCTTACGGCAAAGCTGCTCCGATTGGACGACCTGACGAGAACGGAGAATGACGTCATGGAgccaaagaggaagaggagtttCCCTGGCAACGGCGCCCCGCTTGACAGGCTCTCCATCAGCTCCATGGAAACCAAACAAGGGTCGAGCAAGCAAAG TAAGGCGGCGGAGCTGCCACGGCGTCGTGCCAACCCGCCCCCCGTGGACCGGATCGGGATGGGTCGCATACCAAGCAACAGAGGATAG